One genomic window of Streptococcus mitis includes the following:
- the recN gene encoding DNA repair protein RecN: MLLEISIKNFAIIEAISLNFEKGMTVLTGETGAGKSIIIDAMNMMLGARATTDVIRHGAPKAEIEGLFSVENSRLLQEIFDEQGLEMGDEIIIRREILQNGRSISRVNGQMVNLSVLRSIGQHLVDIHGQHDQEELMRPQLHIQMLDEFGDVAFWDLKETYQTSFDAYRKMRKQVLEVKKNQQEHKSRIEMLEFQMAEIEAANLQAGEDLALNQERDKLLNHKNIADTLTNAYSMLDNEDFSSLANVRSAMNDMESVEEYDPEYREISNSLSETYYVLEDISKRLEAIIEDLDFDGSRLMQVENRLDLLHTITRKYGGTVDDVLLYFAKITEEYNLLTGNNLSSEDMEAELKKLEVNLVDLAGQLASARHDLAQQLEAEIKQELQDLYMEKAQFQVRFSKGKFSREGNEMVEFYISTNPGEDFKPLVKVASGGELSRLMLAIKSAFSRKEGKTSIVFDEVDTGVSGRVAQAIAQKIHKIGQHGQVLAISHLPQVIAIADYQFFIEKISNDHSTVSTVRLLTVEERVEEVAKMLAGDDVTEAALTQARELLRNREK; this comes from the coding sequence ATGTTACTTGAAATTTCGATAAAAAACTTTGCCATTATTGAGGCTATTTCCCTCAATTTTGAAAAGGGGATGACTGTCTTGACTGGTGAAACGGGTGCAGGGAAGTCGATTATCATTGATGCCATGAATATGATGTTGGGAGCTCGTGCTACGACAGATGTTATTCGTCATGGTGCGCCAAAGGCAGAAATTGAGGGGCTTTTCTCAGTTGAAAATAGTCGCCTTTTACAGGAAATTTTTGATGAGCAAGGTTTGGAAATGGGTGATGAGATTATCATCCGTCGGGAAATTCTGCAAAATGGTCGTAGTATTAGTCGTGTCAATGGCCAGATGGTTAATCTGTCTGTTTTGCGATCTATTGGGCAACATCTAGTAGATATTCATGGTCAGCATGACCAAGAGGAGTTAATGCGTCCTCAACTTCATATTCAAATGTTGGATGAATTCGGTGATGTAGCTTTTTGGGACCTAAAAGAAACCTATCAGACGAGTTTTGATGCCTACCGTAAAATGCGCAAGCAGGTTCTGGAAGTCAAGAAAAACCAACAGGAACACAAGTCTCGTATTGAAATGTTGGAATTTCAAATGGCAGAGATTGAGGCAGCAAACTTGCAAGCAGGTGAAGACTTGGCTCTCAATCAAGAGCGAGATAAACTTCTCAACCATAAAAATATTGCGGATACACTGACTAATGCCTACAGTATGTTGGACAATGAAGATTTTTCAAGTCTGGCCAATGTTCGTTCGGCCATGAATGATATGGAAAGTGTCGAAGAGTACGATCCTGAATATCGTGAAATTTCAAACTCTCTGTCTGAGACCTACTATGTCTTAGAAGATATTAGCAAACGTTTGGAAGCTATTATTGAGGACCTTGATTTTGACGGCAGTCGTCTTATGCAGGTTGAGAATCGTTTGGACCTCCTTCATACTATCACGCGTAAGTATGGTGGGACTGTAGACGATGTCTTGCTTTATTTTGCCAAAATTACGGAAGAATACAATCTCTTGACAGGTAATAACCTTTCGTCTGAAGACATGGAAGCAGAGCTTAAGAAGTTAGAAGTCAATCTTGTCGACTTAGCAGGTCAACTTGCCTCTGCTCGTCATGACTTGGCTCAGCAGCTCGAAGCAGAGATTAAACAAGAACTGCAAGACCTTTATATGGAGAAAGCCCAGTTTCAGGTTCGTTTTAGCAAGGGCAAATTCAGTCGTGAGGGAAATGAAATGGTTGAGTTTTACATTTCAACCAATCCTGGAGAAGACTTTAAACCCTTGGTCAAGGTTGCATCTGGTGGGGAATTGTCTCGCCTCATGCTAGCCATTAAGTCTGCCTTTTCACGTAAAGAAGGCAAGACAAGTATTGTCTTTGATGAAGTGGATACGGGAGTTTCAGGACGTGTTGCCCAGGCTATTGCGCAGAAGATTCACAAGATTGGCCAGCATGGTCAGGTACTGGCTATTTCTCATTTGCCACAAGTGATTGCGATTGCGGATTATCAATTCTTTATTGAGAAGATTAGCAATGACCATTCAACAGTTTCGACTGTTCGTCTCTTGACGGTTGAAGAGCGAGTGGAGGAAGTTGCTAAAATGTTGGCAGGTGATGATGTGACAGAAGCAGCTCTAACGCAAGCCAGAGAATTGTTGAGAAACAGGGAGAAATAA
- a CDS encoding arginine repressor, whose protein sequence is MNKKERLEKIRRFVTDYQIGTQEEIVEHLKEAGITATQATVSRDIKELGIVKIPLRDNTYVYELPKSIVKSLQLAEDNIESAELMDKMINLQVIPGNTAFVKAQLIETFADKIFSCLADDSSILVIARSESLAEEIFEQVKNW, encoded by the coding sequence ATGAATAAAAAAGAGAGACTTGAAAAAATTAGACGATTTGTGACAGATTATCAAATCGGCACACAAGAAGAAATCGTAGAACATTTGAAAGAGGCTGGCATTACTGCCACTCAGGCAACGGTATCCCGAGATATCAAAGAGCTAGGTATTGTTAAAATTCCTTTGAGAGACAACACCTATGTCTATGAATTACCAAAATCAATCGTAAAAAGTTTGCAACTGGCTGAAGACAATATTGAGTCAGCTGAATTGATGGATAAGATGATTAATCTCCAAGTTATTCCAGGAAATACAGCATTTGTAAAAGCTCAGTTAATAGAGACATTTGCGGACAAAATTTTTAGCTGTTTAGCTGATGATAGTTCGATATTAGTCATTGCCAGAAGTGAAAGTCTAGCTGAGGAAATCTTTGAACAAGTAAAAAATTGGTAG
- a CDS encoding TlyA family RNA methyltransferase, whose product MAKERVDVLAYKQGLFETREQAKRGVMAGLVVAVLNGERFDKPGEKIPDDTELKLKGEKLKYVSRGGLKLEKALQVFDLSVEGTTTIDIGASTGGFTDVMLQNGAELVFAVDVGTNQLAWKLRQDPRVVSMEQFNFRYAEKTDFEQEPSFASIDVSFISLSLILPALHRVLADQGQVVALVKPQFEAGREQIGKNGIIRDAKVHQNVLESVTTMAVEEGFSVLGLDFSPIQGGHGNIEFLAYLKKEESASNQVLAEIEEVVERAHSQFKNE is encoded by the coding sequence ATGGCTAAGGAAAGAGTGGATGTACTAGCTTATAAACAGGGCTTATTTGAAACGAGAGAGCAGGCCAAGCGCGGTGTCATGGCTGGCCTAGTCGTAGCAGTCCTGAATGGAGAACGGTTTGACAAGCCAGGAGAGAAAATCCCAGATGACACCGAACTAAAACTCAAGGGGGAGAAACTCAAGTATGTCAGCCGTGGTGGCTTGAAACTGGAGAAGGCCTTGCAGGTCTTTGATTTGTCAGTGGAAGGGACAACAACGATTGATATCGGGGCTTCTACTGGTGGTTTTACCGATGTTATGCTGCAAAATGGTGCTGAGTTAGTCTTTGCAGTTGATGTTGGTACCAATCAGTTGGCTTGGAAACTACGCCAGGACCCGCGAGTTGTCAGCATGGAGCAGTTCAATTTCCGCTATGCTGAAAAGACTGATTTCGAGCAGGAACCGAGCTTTGCCAGTATTGACGTGAGTTTCATTTCCCTCAGTCTGATTCTTCCGGCCTTACACCGTGTCTTGGCAGATCAAGGTCAGGTCGTGGCTCTGGTTAAGCCCCAATTTGAGGCAGGACGTGAGCAGATTGGGAAAAATGGAATTATTCGCGATGCCAAGGTTCATCAGAATGTCCTTGAATCTGTCACAACCATGGCAGTAGAGGAAGGCTTTTCAGTCCTTGGATTGGACTTTTCTCCCATCCAAGGTGGTCATGGAAATATTGAGTTTTTAGCGTATTTGAAAAAAGAAGAGTCAGCAAGTAACCAGGTTCTTGCTGAGATTGAAGAAGTAGTAGAGAGGGCGCATAGTCAATTTAAAAATGAATAA
- a CDS encoding polyprenyl synthetase family protein — protein sequence MKKQEKLALVESALEDFYGDQQFASSLRESVLYSIHAGGKRIRPFLLLEVLEALQVTIKPAHAQVAAALEMIHTGSLIHDDLPAMDDDDYRRGRLTNHKKFGEAMAILAGDALFLDPYALIAQADLPSQIKVDLISNLSLASGSLGMVAGQVLDMEGEHQHLSLEELQTIHANKTGKLLAYPFQAAAIIAELAPEIQVKLKTVGELIGLAFQVRDDVLDVTASFEEIGKTPQKDLQAEKSTYPALLGLEEAIAFCNQTLDQANAKLEEIVQQVPFETESIVSVVESLRING from the coding sequence ATGAAAAAGCAAGAAAAATTAGCTCTTGTCGAGTCAGCCTTAGAAGATTTTTATGGAGACCAGCAGTTTGCCTCTAGTTTGCGAGAATCTGTTCTCTATTCCATTCATGCTGGTGGCAAGCGTATTCGACCCTTTCTCTTGTTAGAAGTTCTGGAAGCCTTACAAGTTACCATCAAACCTGCTCACGCGCAGGTGGCTGCAGCATTAGAAATGATTCATACAGGTAGTTTGATTCACGATGATCTTCCAGCTATGGATGATGATGATTACCGTCGGGGACGCTTGACCAATCACAAGAAATTCGGTGAAGCTATGGCCATTTTGGCTGGAGATGCTTTATTCCTAGATCCTTATGCCTTGATAGCGCAGGCAGATTTGCCAAGTCAGATCAAGGTAGACTTGATTTCCAACTTATCCCTTGCTTCAGGTAGTCTGGGTATGGTGGCAGGGCAGGTTTTGGACATGGAGGGTGAACACCAGCATTTGTCTTTGGAAGAACTCCAGACTATTCATGCTAATAAGACTGGAAAATTACTAGCTTATCCCTTCCAAGCAGCTGCTATTATAGCCGAATTGGCACCTGAAATACAGGTGAAGCTGAAAACTGTTGGGGAATTAATCGGACTTGCTTTTCAAGTTCGAGATGACGTACTGGATGTGACAGCTAGTTTTGAGGAAATTGGCAAGACACCACAAAAGGACCTACAGGCAGAAAAATCAACCTATCCTGCTTTGTTAGGCTTGGAAGAGGCCATTGCCTTTTGTAACCAGACTTTGGATCAAGCTAATGCCAAATTAGAAGAAATTGTCCAGCAGGTTCCCTTTGAAACAGAATCGATTGTAAGTGTAGTAGAAAGTTTGAGAATCAATGGCTAA
- a CDS encoding exodeoxyribonuclease VII small subunit — protein MSKQKKFEENLAELETIVQSLENGEIALEDAIAAFQKGMVLSKELQATLDKAEKTLVKVMQEDGTESDFE, from the coding sequence ATGTCAAAACAAAAGAAATTTGAGGAAAATCTAGCAGAACTAGAGACCATTGTCCAAAGTTTGGAAAATGGTGAAATTGCTCTGGAGGATGCGATTGCTGCCTTTCAAAAGGGTATGGTCTTGTCAAAAGAGCTCCAAGCGACGCTGGACAAGGCTGAAAAGACCTTGGTCAAGGTCATGCAAGAAGACGGAACAGAAAGTGATTTTGAATGA
- the xseA gene encoding exodeoxyribonuclease VII large subunit yields MEKYLSITTLTKYLKMKFDKDPYLERVYLTGQVSNFRKRPTHQYFSLKDDHAVIQATIWSGIYQKLGFDLEEGMKINVIGRVQVYEPSGSYSIIIEKAEPDGVGALAIQFEQLKKKLTEEGLFQERFKQPLPQFSKRIGVVTSRSGAVIRDIITTVSRRFPGIDILLYPTKVQGEGAAEEIARNIARANQRDDLDLLIIGRGGGSIEDLWAFNEEIVVRAIFESRLPVISSVGHETDVTLADFVADRRAATPTAAAELATPVTKLDLLAHLQNQEKRMATAVRNVLSKKQEALKKCSQSVIFRQPERLYDGYLQRLDQLQLRLKQSLRTRISENQQVVQARTHQLVQLSPVTKIQRYQDRLGQLDKLLRSQMALVYDAKVAEVKRLSEALLMLDTSRIVARGYAIVKKEESVVDSVESLKKKDQVTLLMRDGQVELEVKDVKTKEI; encoded by the coding sequence ATGGAAAAGTATTTATCGATAACAACTTTGACCAAGTATCTGAAAATGAAATTCGATAAAGACCCTTACTTGGAACGGGTCTATTTAACTGGTCAAGTTTCCAACTTTCGTAAACGACCTACTCACCAATATTTCTCCCTAAAGGATGACCATGCAGTTATTCAAGCGACCATTTGGTCAGGGATTTATCAGAAATTAGGCTTCGATCTGGAAGAAGGAATGAAAATCAATGTGATTGGGCGCGTGCAGGTTTATGAGCCGAGTGGTAGCTACTCCATCATCATTGAAAAGGCAGAGCCTGATGGGGTTGGGGCACTTGCGATACAGTTTGAACAACTCAAGAAAAAATTGACAGAAGAAGGCCTGTTTCAAGAACGCTTCAAGCAACCTCTTCCCCAATTTTCTAAGCGAATTGGTGTAGTAACCAGTCGTAGTGGAGCCGTTATTCGAGATATTATCACGACCGTCAGCAGGCGATTTCCAGGTATCGACATTCTCCTATATCCGACCAAGGTTCAAGGTGAAGGGGCTGCGGAGGAAATTGCTCGAAATATTGCACGTGCCAATCAACGTGACGATTTGGATTTGCTGATTATTGGTCGTGGTGGAGGTTCCATCGAGGATCTCTGGGCCTTTAACGAAGAAATTGTGGTACGAGCTATTTTCGAGTCTCGTTTGCCAGTTATCTCTAGTGTGGGGCATGAGACAGATGTAACCTTGGCAGATTTTGTGGCAGATAGACGGGCTGCGACGCCAACGGCGGCAGCTGAACTAGCAACACCTGTGACCAAGTTGGATCTATTAGCTCATTTGCAAAATCAAGAAAAACGGATGGCAACAGCAGTCCGAAATGTCCTATCGAAGAAACAAGAAGCTTTGAAAAAATGCAGTCAGTCTGTTATCTTTAGACAGCCAGAGCGTTTGTATGATGGCTATTTGCAACGCTTGGACCAACTGCAACTGCGCTTAAAACAAAGTTTGCGAACACGGATTTCTGAGAACCAACAGGTAGTACAAGCAAGGACGCATCAACTGGTGCAATTATCACCTGTTACCAAAATCCAACGTTATCAAGACCGTCTAGGCCAGTTGGATAAGCTCCTACGTAGCCAAATGGCGCTGGTTTATGATGCCAAGGTTGCTGAAGTGAAGCGACTTTCGGAAGCCTTGCTGATGTTAGATACTAGCCGAATTGTGGCGCGTGGTTATGCTATTGTCAAAAAAGAAGAGTCCGTTGTAGATTCGGTTGAGAGTTTGAAGAAAAAAGACCAAGTAACGCTTTTGATGCGAGATGGTCAAGTAGAATTAGAGGTTAAAGATGTCAAAACAAAAGAAATTTGA
- the udk gene encoding uridine kinase → MQNRPIIIGVTGGSGGGKTSVSRAILSHFPDEKISMIEHDSYYKDQSHLTFEERVKTNYDHPFAFDTDLMIEQIKELLAGCPVDIPTYDYTEHTRSSKTYRQEPQDVFIVEGILVLEDKRLRDLMDIKIFVDTDDDVRIIRRIKRDMEERGRSLDSVIDQYLGVVKPMYHQFIEPTKRYADIVIPEGVSNTVAIDLLTTKIEKILEEARNSK, encoded by the coding sequence ATGCAAAATAGACCAATCATTATCGGAGTGACAGGTGGTTCTGGCGGTGGTAAGACCAGTGTTTCCAGAGCCATTTTATCGCATTTTCCTGATGAAAAGATTTCCATGATTGAGCATGATTCATACTACAAGGATCAGTCTCATTTGACCTTTGAAGAGCGTGTCAAAACCAACTATGACCATCCTTTTGCCTTTGATACAGACTTAATGATTGAGCAGATTAAGGAATTGTTGGCAGGGTGTCCAGTGGACATTCCGACTTATGACTATACAGAGCATACACGGAGTAGCAAGACCTATCGTCAAGAGCCTCAAGATGTCTTTATCGTTGAGGGGATTTTGGTCTTGGAGGACAAGCGTCTGCGCGATTTGATGGATATCAAGATTTTTGTGGATACGGATGATGATGTGCGCATTATTCGGCGTATCAAGCGCGATATGGAAGAACGTGGCCGTAGCCTTGATAGCGTTATTGACCAGTACTTAGGTGTGGTTAAACCCATGTACCATCAGTTTATCGAGCCAACCAAGCGTTATGCGGATATCGTCATTCCTGAAGGGGTCAGCAATACAGTTGCTATCGACCTGTTGACGACCAAGATTGAAAAGATTTTGGAAGAAGCTCGTAACAGCAAATAA
- the truB gene encoding tRNA pseudouridine(55) synthase TruB: MNGIINLKKEAGMTSHDAVFKLRKILGTKKIGHGGTLDPDVVGVLPIAVGKATRMVEFMQDEGKVYEGEITLGYSTTTEDASGEVVAETPVLSHLDEKLVDEAIASLTGPITQISPMYSAVKVNGRKLYEYARAGQEVERPERQVTIYSFERTSPISYEGHLASFTFRVKCSKGTYIRTLSVNLGEKLGYAAHMSHLTRTSAAGLQLEDALTLEEITEKVDAGQLDFLHPLEIGTGDLVKVFLSPEEATEVRFGRFIELEQTEQELAAFEGDTLLAILEKRDNLYKPRKVFS; the protein is encoded by the coding sequence ATGAACGGTATTATCAACTTAAAAAAAGAAGCGGGGATGACCTCGCATGATGCGGTTTTTAAACTGCGTAAGATTTTGGGAACCAAGAAAATTGGTCATGGTGGGACTTTGGATCCGGATGTGGTGGGTGTTTTGCCCATTGCGGTTGGCAAGGCGACCCGCATGGTCGAGTTTATGCAGGACGAGGGCAAGGTCTATGAGGGGGAAATCACTCTGGGCTATTCCACGACGACTGAGGATGCTAGTGGGGAAGTGGTTGCAGAGACACCTGTTTTATCGCACTTGGATGAAAAGCTTGTTGATGAAGCAATCGCTAGTCTGACTGGGCCTATTACTCAGATTTCACCTATGTATTCGGCTGTCAAGGTCAATGGTCGCAAGCTCTATGAGTATGCGCGTGCTGGTCAGGAAGTAGAGCGTCCAGAACGTCAGGTGACTATTTATAGCTTTGAGCGGACAAGTCCGATTTCTTATGAGGGTCATCTTGCAAGCTTTACTTTTCGTGTGAAATGTAGCAAGGGAACCTATATTCGTACTTTATCGGTTAACTTGGGAGAAAAACTTGGCTATGCGGCTCATATGTCACATTTGACACGGACTAGTGCAGCTGGTTTGCAACTAGAAGATGCTCTTACCTTGGAAGAAATTACTGAAAAAGTGGATGCTGGTCAATTGGACTTTCTCCATCCTCTAGAGATTGGGACAGGCGACCTTGTCAAAGTTTTCCTAAGTCCAGAAGAGGCTACAGAAGTACGCTTTGGTCGTTTTATCGAACTCGAACAAACAGAACAAGAATTAGCTGCCTTTGAAGGCGATACATTGCTAGCCATTCTAGAAAAACGGGACAATCTCTATAAGCCAAGGAAGGTTTTTAGCTAG
- a CDS encoding DUF2130 domain-containing protein — MNEIKCPNCGEVFTVNESQYAELLSQVRTAEFDKELHDRMKQELALAEQKAMNEQQSKLAQKDQEIAQLQSQIQNFDTEKELAKKEVEQTSYEVLLAKDKEVQALENQLATLRLEHENQLQKTLSDLEKERDQVKNQLLLQEKENELSLASVKQNYEAQLKAASEQVEFYKNFKAQQSTKAIGESLEQYAESEFNKVRSFAFPNAYFEKDNKVSARGSKGDFIFRECDENGVEIISIMFEMKNEADGTEKKHKNADFYKELDKDRREKNCEYAVLVTMLEANNDYFNTGIVDVSHEYEKMYVVRPQFFIQLIGLLRNAALNSLKYKQELALVREQNIDITHFEEDLDAFKLAFAKNYNSASTNFGKAIDEIDKAIKRMEEVKKFLTTSENQLRLANNKLEDVSVKKLTRKNPTMKAKFEELKGE, encoded by the coding sequence ATGAACGAAATCAAATGCCCCAACTGTGGGGAAGTTTTTACAGTAAATGAAAGTCAGTATGCTGAACTTTTGTCCCAAGTGAGAACAGCAGAGTTTGATAAGGAATTGCACGATCGGATGAAGCAGGAACTGGCCTTGGCTGAGCAAAAGGCCATGAATGAACAACAGTCTAAACTAGCTCAAAAAGACCAAGAAATTGCGCAATTGCAGAGTCAAATCCAAAACTTTGATACAGAAAAAGAATTGGCCAAGAAAGAAGTTGAACAGACAAGCTATGAGGTTTTATTGGCTAAGGACAAGGAAGTACAGGCCTTGGAAAATCAATTGGCAACCTTGCGTTTAGAGCATGAAAATCAACTGCAAAAGACCCTTTCTGACCTAGAAAAAGAACGGGATCAGGTCAAAAATCAGCTCCTACTGCAAGAAAAGGAAAACGAGCTTTCTCTTGCTTCAGTTAAGCAAAACTACGAAGCTCAACTCAAGGCAGCTAGTGAACAGGTCGAGTTTTATAAGAATTTTAAGGCTCAACAATCGACAAAAGCGATTGGGGAAAGTCTTGAACAGTATGCGGAAAGTGAGTTTAACAAGGTCCGCAGTTTTGCCTTTCCAAATGCCTACTTTGAGAAGGATAATAAGGTCTCTGCGCGTGGTTCTAAAGGAGACTTTATCTTCCGTGAATGCGATGAAAATGGGGTCGAAATTATTTCCATCATGTTTGAGATGAAAAATGAAGCTGACGGAACAGAGAAGAAGCACAAGAATGCAGATTTTTACAAGGAATTGGACAAGGACCGTCGGGAGAAGAACTGTGAATATGCGGTTTTGGTGACTATGCTTGAGGCCAATAATGACTACTTTAACACGGGGATTGTTGATGTCAGCCACGAATATGAAAAGATGTATGTGGTTCGTCCTCAATTCTTTATCCAGTTGATTGGGCTCTTACGGAATGCGGCACTTAATTCCCTAAAATACAAGCAGGAGTTGGCCTTGGTTCGGGAGCAAAATATTGACATTACACATTTCGAGGAAGACTTGGATGCCTTTAAGCTAGCTTTTGCCAAGAACTATAATTCAGCTTCTACCAATTTTGGTAAGGCAATCGATGAAATCGACAAGGCCATCAAACGTATGGAAGAGGTTAAGAAGTTCCTGACAACATCTGAAAACCAACTTCGTCTTGCAAATAACAAATTGGAAGATGTTTCAGTTAAAAAATTGACCCGGAAAAATCCAACCATGAAAGCGAAATTTGAAGAGCTGAAGGGGGAGTGA
- a CDS encoding O-acetylhomoserine aminocarboxypropyltransferase/cysteine synthase family protein — protein MTRDFKFETLQLHAGQVVDPATKSRAVPIYQTTSFVFDDTQEGADLFALRKPGNIYTRITNPTTAAFEERIAALESGVGALATASGMAAVTYTILALAHAGDHVVAASTIYGGTFNLLKETLPRYGITTTFVDVDNLEEVEAAIKDNTKLVLIETLGNPLINIPDLEKLAEIAHKYQIPLVSDNTFATPYLINVFSHGVDIAIHSATKFIGGHGTTIGGVIVDSGRFDWAASGKFPQFVEEDPSYHNLSYTRDVGAAAFIIAVRVQLLRDTGAALSPFNAFLLLQGLETLSLRVERHVQNAEKIVDFLVNHPKVEKVNYPKLADSPYHALAEKYLPKGVGSIFTFHVKGGEAEARKVIDNLEIFSDLANVADAKSLVVHPATTTHGQLSEKDLEAAGVTPNQIRLSIGLENVEDLIEDLRLALEKI, from the coding sequence ATGACTCGTGATTTTAAATTTGAAACTCTACAACTACATGCTGGTCAAGTTGTGGATCCAGCTACCAAGTCTCGTGCAGTGCCGATTTATCAAACAACATCCTTCGTTTTTGATGACACGCAGGAAGGTGCCGATTTGTTTGCCTTGAGAAAACCAGGGAATATTTATACTCGTATCACCAACCCTACAACAGCTGCCTTTGAAGAAAGAATTGCTGCCCTTGAAAGTGGTGTTGGAGCTCTTGCAACAGCATCTGGTATGGCCGCAGTGACTTATACGATTTTGGCACTTGCCCATGCTGGTGACCATGTTGTAGCAGCATCAACCATTTACGGTGGAACCTTCAATCTTTTGAAAGAAACCCTTCCTCGTTATGGGATCACAACTACCTTTGTGGATGTGGATAATTTAGAGGAAGTAGAAGCAGCGATCAAAGACAATACCAAGCTTGTCTTGATTGAAACATTGGGCAACCCCTTGATTAACATTCCAGACCTGGAAAAATTGGCAGAGATTGCTCATAAGTATCAGATTCCACTTGTTTCTGACAATACTTTTGCTACACCTTATTTGATTAACGTTTTTTCTCATGGTGTAGATATTGCCATTCACTCAGCGACTAAGTTTATCGGTGGGCATGGTACGACTATTGGTGGAGTGATTGTCGATAGCGGTCGTTTTGACTGGGCAGCTTCAGGGAAATTCCCTCAATTTGTTGAGGAAGACCCAAGCTACCACAATTTGAGCTATACTCGTGATGTGGGTGCAGCAGCCTTTATTATCGCTGTCCGTGTCCAATTGCTTCGTGATACAGGTGCAGCCTTGTCGCCATTTAATGCTTTCCTCTTGCTTCAAGGACTGGAAACCCTTTCTCTTCGTGTGGAACGCCATGTGCAAAATGCTGAGAAAATTGTTGATTTTCTTGTAAATCATCCTAAGGTAGAAAAAGTCAACTATCCAAAATTGGCTGATAGTCCTTATCATGCCTTGGCTGAGAAATACTTGCCAAAAGGTGTGGGTTCAATCTTTACCTTCCATGTCAAAGGTGGGGAGGCAGAAGCACGCAAGGTTATTGATAATCTGGAAATCTTCTCTGACCTTGCAAATGTGGCAGATGCTAAATCGCTTGTTGTCCATCCAGCAACAACCACTCACGGTCAATTGTCAGAAAAAGACCTAGAAGCAGCAGGTGTCACACCAAACCAAATTCGTTTGTCAATCGGTCTTGAAAATGTAGAGGATTTGATTGAAGACTTGCGCTTGGCCTTGGAAAAAATTTAA
- a CDS encoding formate/nitrite transporter family protein gives MVSSEFISKIEFACKKKESLYSQSKFKYAIRSMFAGAFLTFSTAAGAVGADLINKIAPGSGRFLFPFVFAWGLAYIVFLNAELVTSNMMFLTAGSFLKKISWRKTAEILLYCTLFNLIGALIAGWGFAHSAAYANLTHDSFISGVVEMKLGRSNELVLLEAILANIFVNIAILSFVLVKDGGAKLWLVLSAIYMFVFLTNEHIAANFASFAIVKFSVAADSIANFGVGNMLRHWGVTFIGNFIGGGLLMGLPYAFLNKNEDTYVD, from the coding sequence ATGGTTTCTTCAGAATTTATCTCAAAGATTGAATTTGCTTGCAAGAAGAAAGAAAGTCTTTATAGCCAAAGCAAATTTAAGTATGCGATTCGTTCTATGTTTGCAGGTGCATTTTTAACCTTCAGTACAGCAGCAGGTGCAGTCGGGGCTGACTTGATTAATAAAATTGCGCCTGGTAGTGGACGCTTTCTCTTCCCATTTGTTTTCGCTTGGGGCTTGGCCTACATTGTTTTCTTGAATGCCGAGTTGGTAACATCAAACATGATGTTCTTGACTGCTGGTAGTTTCTTGAAAAAAATCTCTTGGAGAAAAACAGCTGAGATTTTACTTTACTGTACCTTGTTCAACCTTATAGGGGCTTTGATAGCAGGTTGGGGCTTTGCCCACTCAGCGGCCTATGCAAATCTGACTCACGATAGTTTCATCTCAGGGGTTGTTGAGATGAAGTTAGGTCGCTCAAATGAATTAGTCTTACTTGAGGCGATTTTGGCAAATATTTTCGTAAATATTGCGATTCTTTCATTTGTTTTGGTCAAAGATGGAGGTGCCAAACTTTGGCTTGTGTTGTCAGCGATTTACATGTTTGTATTCTTAACAAACGAGCACATTGCTGCGAACTTTGCTTCTTTTGCGATTGTGAAATTCAGTGTTGCTGCGGATTCAATTGCGAACTTCGGTGTTGGAAATATGCTTCGCCACTGGGGAGTAACCTTCATCGGAAACTTTATCGGAGGAGGCCTATTGATGGGTCTTCCGTATGCCTTCCTCAATAAAAATGAAGATACTTATGTAGATTAA